From Vitis vinifera cultivar Pinot Noir 40024 chromosome 14, ASM3070453v1, a single genomic window includes:
- the LOC132255043 gene encoding disease resistance protein RPS2-like, with the protein MASDPMPLGGVEVMAIGNIVFPQLTHLSLEFLPNLTSVYPGCHSLQQLDHGNLDVPFGVLFNENVAFPSLELLNVSGLDNVEKIWHNQLLEDSFSQLKEIRVASCGKLLNIFPSSMLNRLQSLQFLRAVDCSSLQVVYDMEWINVKEAVTATVLSKLVLYFLPSLEHIWNKDPYGILTFQNLRLLEVGHCQSLKYLFPASLVRDLVQLQDL; encoded by the exons ATGGCCTCAGATCCTATGCCACTTGGAGGTGTAGAAGTGATGGCTATAGGCAATATCGTATTTCCTCAATTAACCCACCTTTCACTAGAATTTTTGCCCAACCTAACAAGTGTCTATCCAGGATGTCATTCTCTACAACAGCTTGACCATGGAAACCTAGATGTGCCCTTTGGAGTGCTCTTCAATGAAAAT GTAGCATTTCCTAGCTTGGAATTATTAAATGTCTCAGGCCTAGATAATGTGGAAAAGATATGGCACAACCAACTTCTTGAAGATTCATTTTCCCAACTAAAAGAGATTAGGGTAGCATCCTGTGGAAAACTGCTGAATATTTTTCCATCCAGTATGCTGAACAGGTTACAGAGTCTACAGTTTCTGAGAGCGGTGGACTGTAGTTCATTACAAGTGGTTTATGACATGGAGTGGATAAATGTTAAGGAAGCTGTAACAGCCACTGTGTTGAGCAAACtggttttatattttctaccaAGCCTTGAGCATATATGGAATAAGGATCCCTATGGAATTCTCACCTTTCAAAACTTGAGGTTATTAGAAGTTGGTCATTGTCAGAGTCTAAAATACCTTTTTCCAGCCTCTTTAGTTAGAGACCTTGTGCAACTTCAGGACCTGTAG